The Amycolatopsis nigrescens CSC17Ta-90 genomic interval GGACCTTCCCGGCGGCGGAGCGAACCCCGGAGAAGATCTCACCGACACCGCGCGCCGAGAGTTGGCCGAAGAGACAGGCATGGTCATTGACGCGCTCGGCCCGCACCTGTGGGATCGGGAGGTCCGCTTCCGCTTCCGAGACCGGTGGCACCACCGCCGCGACCGCGTCTTTTTCGCGCGGGTGTCGAACATCAGTCCGTCCCGTACGCCGTCGCACACGGCCAACGAGCAAGCGAACCTCATCGAGACCCGCTGGTGGTCTCTGGCGGAACTGGAGAGCAGTTCGGCTAAGTTCCTGCCGCCGAATCTCCCGGCCCTGCTGGCCGACCTCCTCAGCGGCGAACTGCACGCGCCGATCTTCCTCAACGCCTGACGCACTAGATGGCGCGTTGTACTCAGTCCACCGGTCTCACCGTGCTATCCACGGTGAGACCGGCCAAGCGTGGCCTACGAGGGATCGCGCAGGTCACAAGTAGGTAACCAATTGCACCTTGGCTCCAGCAACACTTTTCACTCACGACGTCGAGTTAGCAGGACGGG includes:
- a CDS encoding NUDIX domain-containing protein codes for the protein DLPGGGANPGEDLTDTARRELAEETGMVIDALGPHLWDREVRFRFRDRWHHRRDRVFFARVSNISPSRTPSHTANEQANLIETRWWSLAELESSSAKFLPPNLPALLADLLSGELHAPIFLNA